Proteins co-encoded in one Juglans regia cultivar Chandler chromosome 16, Walnut 2.0, whole genome shotgun sequence genomic window:
- the LOC109007472 gene encoding ubiquitin-like domain-containing protein CIP73, with protein MLGDVLGIDFVYMDGTCKMGDLVLYLKLLRKMGSNGADAIPRVDEAGGSELTMETKITTLDSQTYTPRVDKQVPVPALKKLIASITNVLLEQQCLIGRRRVLKDDELLSSDHVEDGYTLHLIVRHPSPSTIVGGFTKSYSN; from the exons ATGTTGGGAGATGTACTGGGAATTGATTTCGTATATATGG ATGGAACTTGCAAGATGGGTGACTTGGTTCTTTATTTGAAGCTTCTGAGGAAGATGGGAAGTAATGGTGCGGATGCAATTCCTAGGGTTGATGAGGCTGGAGGTTCTGAACTAAcaatggaaacaaaaataacaacatTGGATTCTCAAACATATACTCCGAGAGTTGATAAACAGGTGCCAGTTCCTGctttaaaaaagttgattgCTTCCATCACTAATGTGTTGTTAGAGCAGCAATGCCTAATAGGCCGCAGAAGGGTTCTAAAGGATGATGAACTCCTCTCTTCCGATCATGTTGAAGATGGTTATACCTTACATCTTATTGTTCGACATCCATCCCCTTCCACCATCGTCGGAGGGTTTACCAAATCATACAGCAATTGA
- the LOC109007457 gene encoding S-locus-specific glycoprotein S13-like, whose protein sequence is MAIDTNEAFLLILVLLLLLRECFTVADDTLSMGESLSAYTGDYLSSDNHKFELGYFKRSNSSNIYLGIWYKGIEDQRIVWVANRENYLSDPYSSRLEFSNDGNLVLLQTSSEIPFWSTNLRHLPSNSTEATLLDDGNFVLRDRSNLSTIFWESFDHPTDTWLPGAKLGIDKVGKVPKQLISWRNSEDPSPGVFSFGLDPNGVIQFILESINSHV, encoded by the coding sequence ATGGCTATTGATACAAACGAGGCATTCCTCTTGATCTTGGTTCTGCTTCTACTCCTCAGAGAATGCTTCACCgttgcagatgatactctttCGATGGGTGAGTCACTCTCAGCGTATACTGGCGATTACCTATCATCAGATAATCACAAGTTTGAACTCGGATATTTCAAACGAAGTAATTCTTCAAATATCTACCTGGGGATTTGGTACAAAGGGATAGAAGACCAGAGGATTGTTTGGGTAGCAAATAGAGAAAACTATTTGTCTGACCCATATTCTTCAAGACTCGAATTCTCGAATGACGGCAATCTAGTCCTTCTGCAAACTTCCTCTGAGATACCATTTTGGTCCACAAATTTGAGGCATCTTCCGTCAAATTCAACTGAAGCAACACTTCTTGATGATGGGAATTTTGTTTTAAGAGATAGGTCAAACCTTTCTACTATATTTTGGGAGAGTTTCGATCATCCAACTGATACATGGCTGCCAGGTGCAAAGCTTGGAATCGATAAGGTAGGAAAAGTACCGAAGCAGCTTATTTCATGGAGAAATTCAGAAGATCCATCACCGGGTGTGTTCTCGTTCGGTCTAGACCCAAATGGAGTCATTCAATTTATCTTAGAGTCGATCAACTCCCATGTGTGA
- the LOC109007459 gene encoding G-type lectin S-receptor-like serine/threonine-protein kinase At1g11330, giving the protein MAIGSKSLSHPWTVLWARPTSLSNVYALCGAFGIYNNNSSNPCDCPKGFEPFSDIENRLNDWSGGCQRKHPLQCENRNGKKDWFLKISNAILPVNSKAYSPQSARRSCELTCMNNCSCTAYALNSSGCMIWEGSLLNLQRSSDNGEAGQDIFLRLSAEEPQNTKGNKWEVWVIVALPVLVMVLIFCLLVGFSSKGKLKCKGDVVSSNDLLLFDFNTELHAINDETNTRDNATKSGKKDVELPLFSYESVSAATNNFSNANKLGEGGFGPVYKGKSLKGQEIAVKMLSNRSTQGLDEFMNETTLIAKLQHKHLVRLLGCCMEGDKKILIYEYMPNKSLDFYLFDPTKKKMLDWGTRIHIINGIAQGLLYLHQYSRLRIIHRDMKPSNILLDGEMNPKISDFGMARIVGDNEAQANTNRVVGTHGYMSPEYVMEGLYSIKSDVFSFGILLLEVVSGEKNTGFYNRVTQPS; this is encoded by the exons ATGGCAATTGGGTCCAAGTCGCTGAGCCACCCATGGACTGTACTTTGGGCTCGACCGACATCACTGTCAAATGTCTATGCATTGTGTGGTGCATTCGGTATTTATAACAATAATTCATCTAACCCTTGTGATTGTCCAAAAGGGTTTGAACCATTTTCAGATATCGAGAACAGACTAAACGATTGGTCAGGTGGTTGTCAAAGGAAACACCCTTTACAATGTGAAAACCGTAATGGCAAAAAAGATTGGTTCCTAAAAATATCAAACGCGATATTGCCTGTTAACTCGAAAGCATATTCGCCACAGAGTGCTAGGAGATCATGTGAATTAACTTGCATGAATAATTGTTCTTGCACGGCTTATGCTCTTAACAGCAGCGGGTGTATGATATGGGAAGGATCTCTTTTGAACTTACAGCGATCCTCAGATAATGGTGAGGCAGGACAGGATATATTTCTCAGACTCTCTGCCGAAGAGCCTCAAAATACCAAAG GCAACAAATGGGAAGTATGGGTGATTGTGGCCTTGCCGGTCCTTGTAATGGTGCTAATCTTTTGCCTCTTAGTTGGTTTCTCAAGCAAGGGAAAGCTCAAATGCAAAG GAGATGTGGTTTCAAGCAATGATCTACtgttatttgattttaatacTGAACTTCATGCAATCAATGACGAAACAAACACTAGAGATAATGCGACAAAAAGTGGAAAGAAAGATGTGGAGTTACCGCTATTTAGTTATGAGAGTGTATCAGCTGCAACCAATAATTTCTCAAATGCAAATAAGCTTGGAGAAGGAGGGTTTGGACCTGTTTACAAG GGGAAGTCACTTAAGGGCCAAGAAATTGCAGTTAAAATGCTTTCAAACAGATCTACACAAGGGCTTGACGAATTCATGAATGAGACAACACTAATCGCAAAACTCCAGCACAAACACCTTGTTAGACTCTTGGGTTGCTGTATGGAAGgagataaaaaaattctaatatacGAGTACATGCCGAACAAAAGTTTGGATTTCTACCTTTTCG ATCCAACCAAGAAAAAGATGCTAGATTGGGGGACACGCATACACATTATTAATGGGATTGCTCAAGGACTGCTTTATCTTCATCAGTATTCAAGGTTAAGAATCatacatagagatatgaagccCAGTAACATTCTCTTGGATGGTGAAATGAACCCGAAAatatcagattttggcatggcTCGAATAGTTGGAGATAACGAAGCACAAGCAAATACAAACAGAGTTGTTGGAACTCA TGGCTACATGTCGCCCGAATATGTTATGGAGGGTCTATACTCGATAAAGTCTGATGTGTTTAGCTTTGGAATATTGCTACTAGAGGTTGTGAGTGGCGAGAAGAATACAGGCTTCTATAACAGAGTCACTCAACCTTCTTAG